One window of the Streptomyces sp. NBC_00259 genome contains the following:
- a CDS encoding wax ester/triacylglycerol synthase family O-acyltransferase, which yields MSTELLAPLDLAFWHLETADHPMHLGALAYFSPPTAGDGAAATGSEEILGLLATRAAAIPRLRMCVRDVLLPVGGLAWTADKDFDVRRHLRQVRLPAGDFAEAAARLAGELMERPLERGLPPWEMYLLTGGPGDPFGVLVKLHHALADGMRAVAIGAGIFDEIAGPLAARARKSGRRAGLGPSSVPPRSWLPGPWQVAGMARGRIEELGRALGVGASLLGASLARARLDPRGAAALSATSSGTRRLATAVLDLDDVHAVRRVAGGTANDVLLATVAGALRRWMAERGDTLPLSDPSALVPVSRRRPGGPPGSGNKLSAYLLGLPVSEADPWARLYAVRTGMDRNKAAGPLRGAGAVAVLADQLPPLAHRFGAPLAGNAARMLFDLLVTSVPLPRSALSLGGFPLREIYPMAPLARGQSLAVAMSTYGGHVHFGLVADGKALPDVDRLARAVEEELAALVELVC from the coding sequence TTGAGCACCGAGCTTCTGGCACCTCTCGATCTTGCTTTCTGGCACCTCGAGACCGCCGACCACCCGATGCACCTCGGTGCGCTCGCCTACTTCTCCCCACCCACGGCCGGGGACGGCGCCGCCGCGACCGGCAGCGAGGAGATCCTCGGCCTGCTCGCCACCCGCGCCGCCGCGATTCCCCGGCTGCGGATGTGCGTACGGGACGTCCTGCTGCCCGTGGGCGGCCTGGCCTGGACGGCCGACAAGGACTTCGACGTCCGCCGGCACCTGCGTCAGGTCCGGCTTCCGGCAGGTGACTTCGCCGAGGCGGCGGCGAGGCTCGCCGGAGAGCTGATGGAGCGCCCGCTCGAACGAGGGCTGCCGCCGTGGGAGATGTACCTGCTCACCGGCGGGCCGGGCGATCCGTTCGGCGTCCTGGTCAAACTGCACCACGCCCTCGCCGACGGCATGCGCGCCGTCGCCATCGGCGCCGGGATCTTCGACGAGATCGCCGGGCCGCTCGCCGCCCGCGCCCGCAAGAGCGGACGCAGGGCGGGCCTGGGGCCCTCCTCCGTGCCCCCTCGCTCCTGGCTGCCCGGACCCTGGCAGGTCGCCGGAATGGCACGAGGCCGCATCGAGGAACTGGGCCGGGCCCTCGGCGTCGGCGCGTCCCTCCTCGGCGCCTCGCTCGCCAGAGCCCGCCTCGACCCGCGCGGCGCGGCCGCGCTGAGCGCCACCTCCAGCGGTACGCGCAGGCTCGCCACCGCCGTGCTCGACCTCGACGACGTCCACGCGGTGCGCAGGGTCGCGGGCGGCACCGCCAACGACGTGCTCCTCGCGACCGTCGCCGGAGCGCTCCGGCGCTGGATGGCGGAGCGCGGCGACACGCTGCCGCTCTCCGATCCCAGCGCCCTCGTCCCGGTGTCCCGCCGCCGCCCCGGGGGCCCGCCCGGCTCCGGCAACAAGCTCTCGGCGTACCTCCTCGGACTGCCCGTCTCCGAAGCCGACCCCTGGGCCAGGCTCTACGCGGTCCGCACCGGCATGGACCGCAACAAGGCGGCCGGCCCGCTCCGCGGCGCCGGAGCCGTCGCCGTCCTCGCCGACCAACTCCCGCCCCTGGCCCACCGGTTCGGCGCCCCGCTCGCCGGGAACGCCGCCCGGATGCTCTTCGACCTGCTGGTCACCAGCGTGCCCCTGCCCCGCTCGGCCCTCTCGCTCGGCGGCTTCCCGCTGCGCGAGATCTACCCGATGGCGCCGCTCGCCCGCGGCCAGTCGCTCGCCGTGGCGATGTCGACGTACGGCGGCCACGTCCACTTCGGCCTGGTCGCCGACGGCAAGGCGCTCCCCGACGTCGACCGTCTCGCCCGCGCCGTCGAGGAAGAACTCGCGGCGCTGGTGGAGCTGGTCTGCTAG
- a CDS encoding Fpg/Nei family DNA glycosylase, with protein MPELPEVEALREFLDENLVGKEIAKVFPVAISVLKTYDPPLTAVEGGEVTAVHRHGKFLDISTGAGPHLVFHLARAGWLQWKDVLPSGVPRPGKGPLALRTALTGGDGFDLTEAGTTKRLAVHLVRDPADVPGIARLGPDPFGDGFDRDAFAALLAGERRQIKGALRDQSLIAGIGNAYSDEILHAARMSPYKLAAKLDEDEITTLYEALRTTLTDAVERSHGLAAGRLKAEKKSGLRVHGRTGEACPVCGDTIREVSFHDSSLQYCPTCQTGGKPLADRRMSKLLK; from the coding sequence ATGCCCGAACTGCCCGAGGTCGAAGCTCTCAGAGAGTTCCTCGACGAGAACCTGGTCGGCAAGGAGATCGCCAAGGTGTTCCCCGTGGCGATCAGTGTGCTCAAGACGTACGACCCGCCGCTCACCGCCGTCGAGGGCGGCGAGGTCACCGCCGTGCACCGGCACGGCAAGTTCCTGGACATCTCCACCGGAGCCGGGCCGCATCTCGTCTTCCACCTCGCCCGCGCGGGCTGGCTGCAGTGGAAGGACGTCCTGCCGTCCGGAGTGCCCCGCCCCGGCAAGGGCCCGCTCGCCCTGCGCACCGCGCTCACCGGCGGCGACGGCTTCGACCTCACGGAGGCCGGCACCACCAAGCGGCTCGCCGTCCATCTCGTACGCGACCCCGCCGATGTGCCCGGCATCGCCCGGCTCGGCCCCGATCCGTTCGGCGACGGATTCGACCGGGACGCGTTCGCCGCGCTGCTCGCCGGCGAGCGCCGCCAGATCAAGGGCGCGCTGCGCGACCAGAGCCTCATCGCGGGGATCGGCAACGCCTACAGCGACGAGATCCTGCACGCCGCGCGGATGTCGCCGTACAAACTCGCCGCGAAACTGGACGAGGACGAGATCACGACTCTGTACGAGGCGCTGCGCACGACGCTCACGGACGCCGTCGAGCGCTCGCACGGGCTGGCCGCCGGCCGGCTGAAGGCCGAGAAGAAGAGCGGACTGCGGGTGCACGGCCGCACCGGCGAGGCCTGCCCGGTGTGCGGCGACACCATCCGCGAAGTCTCCTTCCACGACTCCTCGTTGCAGTACTGCCCGACCTGTCAGACCGGCGGCAAGCCGCTCGCGGACCGGCGGATGTCCAAGCTGCTCAAGTAG
- a CDS encoding zf-HC2 domain-containing protein, which produces MNLREQHRDVAAYALGVLGPADAFRFEEHLSECVLCAVQLSDFTPIASALSDLSGPGRPEQPPAPRLLERLLHEVALRRRNSSRRRLRLVAAAAALIVALPAVAAGLAGGRTAGGKGGPDERIAATDSATGVYGAVDLRSADWGTSVALRMARLPGPRTCVLVAVGKDGKEHTVTTWSVPSRGYGIPGSPEAAEPLDVEVGTALRREEIGRFEVRTVRGEHLVSLAR; this is translated from the coding sequence ATGAATCTGCGGGAGCAGCACCGGGATGTGGCCGCCTACGCGCTGGGCGTCCTCGGCCCCGCGGACGCCTTCCGCTTTGAGGAGCATCTGTCGGAGTGTGTGCTGTGCGCGGTGCAGTTGTCCGACTTCACGCCGATCGCCTCGGCGCTGAGCGATCTGAGCGGGCCCGGCCGGCCCGAGCAGCCTCCGGCGCCGCGGCTGCTGGAACGCCTGCTCCACGAGGTCGCGTTGCGACGCCGGAACAGTTCGCGCCGCAGGCTGCGGCTGGTCGCCGCGGCGGCCGCGCTGATCGTGGCGCTGCCCGCCGTCGCCGCGGGCCTCGCGGGGGGCCGCACGGCCGGCGGTAAGGGTGGCCCCGACGAGCGGATCGCCGCGACCGACTCCGCGACCGGTGTCTACGGGGCGGTCGATCTGCGCTCGGCGGACTGGGGCACGTCCGTCGCGCTGCGCATGGCCAGACTGCCCGGTCCGCGGACGTGCGTCCTCGTCGCGGTCGGCAAGGACGGCAAGGAACACACGGTCACCACCTGGTCGGTGCCGAGCCGTGGTTACGGCATCCCCGGCTCGCCCGAGGCGGCGGAACCGCTGGATGTCGAGGTGGGTACGGCGCTGCGGCGCGAGGAGATCGGCCGCTTCGAGGTCCGCACCGTGCGCGGCGAGCATCTGGTGTCCCTGGCCCGTTGA
- a CDS encoding zf-HC2 domain-containing protein has product MTGPPSVSPHVDVLLGAYVLGALAPAEEARVAGHLAHCGTCRITYLDMADAQALLATLSEDDLLDLLGGPGGSGRPGGGTTP; this is encoded by the coding sequence ATGACCGGGCCCCCTTCCGTCAGTCCCCACGTGGACGTGCTGCTCGGCGCGTATGTGCTCGGTGCGCTCGCCCCCGCGGAGGAGGCCCGAGTGGCCGGGCATCTCGCTCACTGCGGCACATGCCGGATCACGTATCTGGACATGGCCGATGCCCAGGCGCTGCTGGCGACGCTCTCCGAGGACGATCTCCTGGACCTCCTCGGCGGACCCGGCGGGTCCGGCCGGCCCGGCGGGGGCACCACCCCGTAG
- a CDS encoding LytR/AlgR family response regulator transcription factor: MLRVLAVDDEKPALGELLYLLRSDPRVHSADGATDATEALRRIGRALDAGPDDADGIDVVFLDIHMAGLTGLDVARLLAGFASPPLIVFVTAHEGFAVQAFDLKAVDYVLKPVRRERLAEAVRRVSELVESAREPRQPVSSPATTTATATATAAASAQAPHGATVPAVHRGAPDQIPVELGGVTRFVAIDDITYVEAQGDYARLHTADGSHLVRIPLSTLEERWASRGFVRIHRSHLVALGRIDELRLDAGATTVRIGTAELAVSRRHARELRDLLMRHARR, from the coding sequence ATGCTGCGCGTACTGGCGGTCGACGACGAGAAACCGGCTCTCGGTGAACTGCTCTATCTGCTGCGCTCCGACCCGCGTGTGCACAGCGCCGACGGGGCCACCGACGCCACCGAGGCGCTGCGCCGCATCGGCCGCGCCCTCGACGCCGGACCCGACGACGCGGACGGCATCGACGTCGTGTTCCTCGACATCCACATGGCCGGGCTCACCGGGCTCGATGTCGCCAGGCTGCTCGCCGGCTTCGCCAGCCCGCCGCTGATCGTGTTCGTCACCGCCCATGAGGGCTTCGCCGTGCAGGCGTTCGATCTGAAGGCCGTCGACTACGTTCTGAAGCCCGTGCGCAGGGAGCGGCTCGCCGAGGCGGTACGCCGGGTCAGCGAGCTGGTCGAGTCGGCGCGCGAACCGCGGCAGCCCGTGTCCTCACCCGCGACCACGACCGCGACCGCGACCGCGACCGCAGCCGCCTCGGCCCAGGCGCCGCACGGTGCGACGGTGCCGGCCGTACACCGGGGAGCCCCCGACCAGATCCCGGTGGAACTCGGCGGTGTCACCCGCTTCGTGGCCATCGACGACATCACGTACGTCGAGGCCCAGGGCGACTACGCCCGCCTGCACACCGCGGACGGCAGCCACCTCGTACGGATCCCGCTGTCCACACTGGAGGAACGCTGGGCGTCCCGGGGGTTCGTCCGCATACACCGCAGCCATCTCGTCGCGCTCGGCCGCATCGACGAGCTCCGTCTGGACGCGGGCGCCACGACCGTACGGATCGGCACGGCGGAGCTCGCCGTCAGCCGCCGCCACGCACGCGAGCTGCGCGACCTGCTGATGCGGCACGCCCGACGCTGA
- a CDS encoding sodium/solute symporter, protein MNQTYAVTAVTFVVLMTVLIGALGLRISRTTSDFYVASRTVNPGLNAAAISGEYLSAASFLGIAGLVLLQGPDMLWYPVGYTAGYLVLLVLVAAPLRRSGAYTLSDFAEARLESSAVRRLASLFVVGIGWLYLLPQLQGAGLTLEILTGAADWVGGLVVAVVVTGAVAAGGMRSITFVQAFQYWLKLTALLVPALFLAVAWAGDDAPRARFDAPTVFREHTEVRIDDTVRIELTAPLTVTVSGAVDGTRHDGRPLTLDEGTHRIDAGTTLGFPEGAAVPERATTGADPASWSQPLAGGRDGYQLYATYGLILATFLGTMGLPHVAVRFYTSPNGRAARRTTLVVLGLIGAFYLLPPVYGALGRIYAPELALTGDADAAVLVLPERMVGGLAGDLLGALLAGGAFAAFLSTASGLTMSVAGVITQDVLPARGVRHFRLATVLAMAVPLAVSVVATNVPVADAVGLAFAVSASSFCPLLVLGIWWRRLTPPGAAAGLLTGGGAALTAVMATRAGLAPEGWPHTLMAWPAVWSVPLGFLTMVLVSLATPRHIPSGAAAILARLHLPEDLVGRPSQTEGAQR, encoded by the coding sequence GTGAACCAGACCTACGCGGTGACGGCCGTGACGTTCGTCGTCCTCATGACCGTCCTCATCGGCGCACTCGGCCTGCGCATATCCCGCACCACCTCCGACTTCTACGTCGCCTCGCGCACCGTCAACCCGGGCCTGAACGCCGCCGCCATCAGCGGCGAGTACCTGTCCGCCGCCTCCTTCCTCGGCATCGCGGGGCTCGTGCTCCTCCAGGGCCCCGACATGCTCTGGTACCCCGTCGGCTACACCGCCGGCTATCTCGTCCTGCTGGTCCTGGTGGCCGCCCCGCTGCGCCGCTCGGGCGCCTACACGCTCTCCGACTTCGCCGAGGCCCGGCTCGAATCGTCCGCGGTACGGCGCCTCGCCAGCCTCTTCGTGGTCGGTATCGGCTGGCTCTATCTGCTGCCGCAGCTCCAGGGCGCGGGCCTCACCCTGGAGATCCTGACCGGCGCGGCCGACTGGGTCGGCGGACTCGTCGTCGCCGTCGTCGTCACGGGCGCCGTGGCGGCGGGCGGGATGCGCTCCATCACGTTCGTCCAGGCGTTCCAGTACTGGCTGAAGCTCACCGCGCTGCTCGTGCCCGCCCTGTTCCTCGCCGTCGCCTGGGCCGGCGACGACGCGCCCAGGGCCCGTTTCGACGCGCCCACCGTCTTCCGCGAGCACACCGAGGTCCGGATCGACGACACCGTACGGATCGAGCTGACGGCCCCGCTCACCGTCACCGTGTCCGGCGCGGTCGACGGCACCCGGCACGACGGCCGGCCGCTCACCCTCGACGAGGGCACCCACCGCATCGACGCGGGCACCACGCTCGGCTTCCCCGAGGGGGCCGCCGTACCCGAACGGGCCACGACCGGCGCCGACCCGGCCAGCTGGTCCCAGCCGCTCGCGGGCGGACGCGACGGCTACCAGCTCTACGCCACCTACGGGCTGATCCTCGCCACCTTCCTCGGCACCATGGGCCTGCCGCACGTCGCCGTCCGCTTCTACACCAGCCCCAACGGCCGCGCCGCACGCCGGACCACCCTCGTCGTGCTCGGGCTGATCGGCGCGTTCTATCTGCTGCCGCCCGTGTACGGCGCCCTCGGCCGGATCTACGCTCCCGAACTCGCTCTCACCGGCGATGCCGACGCCGCCGTGCTCGTCCTGCCGGAACGGATGGTCGGCGGACTCGCGGGCGATCTGCTCGGCGCGCTCCTCGCGGGCGGTGCCTTCGCGGCCTTCCTGTCCACCGCCTCCGGGCTGACCATGTCGGTGGCGGGAGTCATCACCCAGGACGTGCTGCCCGCGCGCGGTGTACGGCACTTCCGCCTCGCGACCGTCCTCGCCATGGCCGTACCGCTCGCCGTGAGCGTCGTCGCGACCAACGTGCCCGTCGCGGACGCCGTCGGGCTCGCCTTCGCCGTCTCCGCGTCCTCGTTCTGTCCGCTGCTCGTCCTCGGCATCTGGTGGCGGCGGCTCACCCCGCCCGGCGCCGCGGCCGGACTCCTCACCGGCGGCGGCGCCGCGCTGACCGCCGTCATGGCCACCCGCGCCGGACTCGCGCCCGAGGGCTGGCCGCACACCCTGATGGCCTGGCCCGCCGTCTGGTCGGTGCCGCTCGGATTCCTCACCATGGTGCTGGTGTCGCTCGCGACACCGCGCCACATACCGTCCGGTGCCGCCGCCATCCTCGCGCGCCTCCATCTGCCCGAGGACCTCGTCGGGCGGCCGTCCCAGACGGAAGGAGCCCAGCGGTGA
- a CDS encoding sensor histidine kinase, with the protein MTGTALAALGAAGTLLLAAGFALGRLTARRGGSPDLDLGTPVERATFHTLHTASLAAPPLRAGLTEDTARKAARRLRSLLGTEALCLTDRESVLAWDGLGGDHHQQRVMLRVTEVLDSGRSQSIRTGCDDVECPLRWAVIAPLTGEEGVLGALVAYGSRESAVLVRAATEVARWVSVQLELAELDRSRTRLIEAEIRALRAQISPHFIFNSLAAIASFVRTDPERARELLLEFADFTRYSFRRHGDFTHLADELRCIEQYLALAGARFGDRLKVTLQIAPEVLPVALPFLCLQPLVENAVKHGLEDSGQACRVSISAQDAGSEAVVTIEDDGVGMDPAELRRILAGEAGGSSGIGLSNVDERLRQVYGDDHGLVIETGLGAGTKITVRIPKYRAGVHKSTGGH; encoded by the coding sequence GTGACCGGGACGGCGCTCGCCGCGCTCGGCGCCGCCGGAACCCTGCTGCTCGCCGCCGGATTCGCGCTCGGCCGGCTCACCGCACGGCGCGGCGGCAGCCCCGACCTCGACCTCGGCACCCCCGTGGAGCGGGCCACCTTCCACACCCTGCACACCGCCTCGCTCGCCGCACCGCCGCTGCGCGCCGGACTCACCGAGGACACCGCCCGCAAGGCCGCCCGCCGGCTGCGCTCGCTGCTCGGCACCGAGGCGCTGTGTCTCACCGACCGCGAGAGCGTCCTCGCGTGGGACGGCCTCGGCGGCGACCACCACCAGCAGCGGGTGATGCTGCGCGTCACCGAGGTACTGGACTCCGGGCGCAGCCAGAGCATCCGCACCGGCTGCGACGACGTGGAGTGCCCGCTGCGCTGGGCCGTCATCGCCCCGCTGACCGGCGAGGAGGGCGTGCTCGGCGCGCTCGTCGCCTACGGCTCCCGGGAGTCGGCGGTCCTCGTACGGGCGGCGACCGAGGTCGCCCGCTGGGTCTCCGTCCAGCTGGAACTGGCCGAACTCGACCGCTCCCGCACGCGGCTCATCGAGGCCGAGATACGCGCCTTGCGCGCCCAGATATCGCCGCACTTCATCTTCAACTCGCTCGCCGCGATCGCTTCCTTCGTCCGCACCGACCCCGAGCGGGCCCGTGAACTCCTCCTGGAGTTCGCCGACTTCACCCGCTACTCGTTCCGTCGGCACGGCGACTTCACGCATCTCGCCGACGAGTTGCGCTGCATCGAGCAGTATCTGGCGCTCGCCGGCGCCCGCTTCGGCGACCGGCTCAAGGTGACCCTCCAGATCGCGCCAGAAGTGCTGCCGGTGGCGCTGCCGTTCCTGTGCCTCCAGCCGCTCGTCGAGAACGCCGTCAAGCATGGGCTGGAGGACTCCGGACAGGCGTGCCGTGTCTCCATCTCCGCGCAGGACGCCGGCTCCGAGGCGGTCGTCACCATCGAGGACGACGGTGTCGGCATGGACCCCGCCGAGCTGCGCCGGATCCTCGCCGGCGAGGCGGGTGGCTCCTCCGGCATCGGGCTGTCCAACGTCGACGAACGGCTGCGGCAGGTATACGGCGACGATCACGGCCTGGTCATCGAGACGGGCCTCGGGGCGGGAACGAAGATCACGGTGCGGATCCCCAAGTACCGCGCGGGTGTGCACAAGAGCACGGGCGGCCACTGA
- a CDS encoding sigma-70 family RNA polymerase sigma factor produces the protein MTTATATTDERALVELQREHGPALLSFLVGLTYGDQQRAEDLLQETLLRAWQHPEAFDAPYESMRPWLFTVGRRLAIDARRSRLARPTEIGDGILAATPDPSDVTDRAVAVLDVRAAVRSLSPEHRAVLVQIYFHGRSVAEAAQALGIPAGTVKSRSYYALRALARCLPGYSRAPLPAAA, from the coding sequence ATGACGACGGCGACGGCGACGACCGACGAGCGGGCCCTGGTCGAGCTGCAGCGCGAACACGGACCCGCCCTGCTGAGCTTTCTCGTCGGCCTGACGTACGGGGACCAGCAGCGCGCCGAGGACCTGCTGCAGGAGACCCTGTTGCGGGCGTGGCAGCATCCCGAGGCGTTCGACGCGCCGTACGAGTCGATGCGGCCGTGGCTGTTCACCGTCGGCCGCCGGCTCGCGATCGACGCGCGACGCTCGCGGCTGGCGCGGCCGACCGAGATCGGTGACGGCATCCTGGCCGCCACCCCGGACCCGTCCGACGTCACCGATCGCGCGGTCGCCGTGCTCGACGTCCGTGCCGCGGTCAGGTCACTGAGCCCCGAGCACCGTGCCGTGCTGGTGCAGATCTACTTCCACGGCCGCAGCGTGGCCGAGGCCGCCCAGGCACTCGGCATCCCCGCGGGCACGGTCAAGTCGCGTTCGTACTACGCGCTGCGCGCCCTGGCACGTTGTCTGCCCGGCTACAGCAGGGCTCCGCTCCCGGCCGCCGCGTGA
- a CDS encoding amino acid permease: MAGLRMGQGVLRRKPIEQIEEGAPSEQLTRTLGLWQLTAIGVGGIIGAGIFALAGAVANGTAGPAVLVSFLIAGVASAAAAFSYAEFAGMIPKAGSAYTYGYAVLGELAGWFIGWDLLLEYTAIVAVVAIGISGYFGFLLGALGVDLPAWMLGAPGTGPGHEVDLFAMVLCLFTAYLLTLGIKNAARFETVVVVLKVLVVLLVIAVGFFHIDTSNYNPFFPYGVSGAFTGAATVFFAVFGYDAMSTAAEESKDAQRHMPKAILYSLAISMVLYVLACLVLTGMQNYTEIDPESGFSTAFESVGLPGLANVIAIGAIIGILTVMFTFMLGVTRVWFSMSRDGLLPHWFAKTHPTRHVPVRVTWIVGVASALIAGFLPIGEAAELTNIGILLAFVVVCIAVIVLRYRRPELPRSFRCPWMPFVPALGVVFSLWLITFLAWQTWLRFAVWLVVGLLIYFGYSYRKSNLAKQETGATPPA; this comes from the coding sequence ATGGCAGGGCTCCGGATGGGACAGGGCGTGCTGCGCCGCAAGCCCATCGAACAGATCGAAGAAGGCGCTCCGAGCGAGCAGCTCACCAGGACACTCGGCCTCTGGCAGCTCACCGCGATCGGAGTCGGCGGCATCATCGGCGCGGGCATCTTCGCCCTCGCCGGAGCGGTCGCCAACGGTACGGCCGGTCCCGCGGTGCTCGTCTCGTTCCTCATCGCGGGCGTGGCCAGCGCGGCGGCGGCCTTCTCGTACGCCGAGTTCGCGGGCATGATCCCGAAGGCGGGGTCGGCGTACACCTACGGCTACGCGGTGCTCGGCGAGCTGGCGGGCTGGTTCATCGGCTGGGACCTGCTGCTGGAGTACACGGCGATCGTGGCGGTGGTCGCCATCGGCATCTCGGGTTACTTCGGCTTCCTCCTGGGCGCGCTGGGCGTGGACCTGCCCGCGTGGATGCTGGGCGCGCCGGGTACGGGCCCGGGGCACGAGGTCGATCTGTTCGCGATGGTCCTGTGTCTGTTCACCGCGTACCTGCTCACCCTCGGCATCAAGAACGCGGCCCGGTTCGAGACGGTCGTGGTGGTGCTGAAGGTGCTGGTCGTGCTGCTGGTGATCGCGGTCGGCTTCTTCCACATCGACACGTCCAACTACAACCCCTTCTTCCCGTACGGCGTCAGCGGGGCGTTCACGGGTGCGGCGACCGTCTTCTTCGCGGTGTTCGGCTACGACGCCATGTCGACGGCGGCCGAGGAGTCCAAGGACGCCCAGCGGCACATGCCGAAGGCGATCCTCTACTCGCTGGCGATCTCGATGGTGCTGTACGTGCTGGCCTGCCTGGTGCTGACGGGTATGCAGAACTACACGGAGATCGACCCGGAGAGCGGCTTCTCCACGGCGTTCGAGTCGGTCGGGCTGCCGGGTCTCGCGAACGTCATCGCGATCGGGGCGATCATCGGCATCCTCACGGTGATGTTCACGTTCATGCTGGGCGTGACCCGGGTGTGGTTCTCCATGAGCCGTGACGGGCTGCTGCCGCACTGGTTCGCGAAGACGCACCCGACGCGGCACGTGCCGGTGCGGGTGACGTGGATCGTCGGGGTGGCGTCGGCGCTGATCGCGGGGTTCCTGCCGATCGGCGAGGCGGCGGAACTGACGAACATCGGCATTCTGCTCGCGTTCGTCGTCGTCTGCATCGCGGTGATCGTGCTCCGCTACCGCCGGCCGGAGCTGCCGAGGTCGTTCCGCTGTCCGTGGATGCCGTTCGTGCCGGCGCTCGGCGTCGTGTTCTCGCTCTGGCTGATCACCTTCCTGGCCTGGCAGACCTGGCTCCGCTTCGCGGTCTGGCTCGTGGTCGGCCTGCTGATCTACTTCGGCTACTCGTACCGGAAGTCCAACCTGGCGAAGCAGGAGACCGGGGCGACGCCGCCGGCGTGA
- a CDS encoding universal stress protein has protein sequence MNEQPSGFERGTDGPKVIVAGVDGSESSLRAAAYASGLARRQNALLALVYVQPVMPAGAALGVPVVDATGEIAEGLVAEIRAATERVRGIWDVRWEFHTFRGDPYSGLVTAADELKADAVVVGASESAGHRFIGSVAVRLVKAGRWPVTVVP, from the coding sequence GTGAACGAGCAGCCCAGCGGTTTCGAGCGCGGCACCGACGGTCCGAAGGTGATCGTGGCAGGTGTGGACGGTTCCGAATCGTCGCTGCGGGCGGCGGCCTACGCGAGCGGTCTCGCCCGGCGCCAGAACGCGCTGCTCGCACTCGTGTACGTGCAGCCGGTCATGCCCGCGGGCGCCGCGCTGGGCGTTCCGGTCGTGGACGCGACCGGTGAGATCGCCGAGGGTCTGGTCGCCGAGATCCGCGCGGCGACGGAGCGGGTGCGCGGCATCTGGGACGTACGCTGGGAGTTCCACACCTTCCGTGGTGATCCGTACAGCGGGCTGGTGACGGCAGCCGACGAGCTGAAGGCGGACGCGGTGGTGGTGGGCGCGTCCGAGTCGGCGGGACACCGGTTCATCGGCTCGGTGGCGGTGCGGCTGGTGAAGGCCGGGCGCTGGCCGGTGACGGTGGTTCCGTAA